ATACAACATCATCAAATTATCAACCCATGGCGATTTCACAAGAAACGTTTGACTACCTTAATCAGCTCAAAATCAACAACAACCGTGAGTGGTTCCATGCCAATAAAAAGCAGTATGATTCAGTAAAAGCTAGTTTTGAAGAAAATATTCAAAATCTGATTCATTCAATCGGAACTTTTGAAAACATGACGGGTGTCAAAGTAAAAGATTGTAACTATAGAATTGCCCGTGATGTTCGGTTTTCGCCCAATAAAGACCCTTACAAAACATGGCTTTCGGCAAGCTTTTCGGAAGGCGGACGCAAGTCGGGTAGAATGGACTATTATTTACATATTCAGGATGGCGAATCGTTTTTGGGTGGAGGTATGTACTCGCCTACCCCCGAGCAGCTGGCTTTGTTTCGGCAGGAAATAGATTATAATGCCGAGCATCTCAAAGGAATTATCTATAATCCTACTTTTGTAAAAACATTTGGTACACCTGTTGGCGAAAGCGTAAAAACATCGCCCAAAGGATACGACAAAAATCACCCAGAAATTGAGCTTTTACGAATGAAACAAATGTTTTTCTGGAAAAAATTCACCAATGAAGAGGTTATCTCCTCAGATTTTGAACGAATTGTTACCCAATCCTGTCTGGTATTAAAGCCTTATTTGGACTACCTCAATGCTATTTTCTTTGACCACGAAGAGCCTGTCATTCAGTTGTAGGCACATAAATATAATGTTTGGTACAAAAGCAACTCAATGATACTGTTAATAAACCTTTGAGCAAACTAAACAATCAGTAAATAAATAGGTAAAAGTGCTATTCTATTTTGAAGTTTTTCAAATTTGTACGCCAAACAAAATCATTAGGCTTTTATAAAGGTAGAGCCAGAAGCTATTGGAGTTTAACTTGCAGGTATATTGCCAAGATTTAGCCTATTGTTCTCTTCTATTATAAAAGTCATAATACTTGATTCAACACAAACAATCATGCAATTCAGTCATTTACATTGTCATACACAATATTCGCTACTCGATGGAGCGTCTAAAATCTCAGGTTTGTTTGCCAAAGCCAAAGCCGATAATATGCCCGCTGTGGCTATTACCGACCACGGTAATATGTTTGGGGCATTCCAATTTGTGGCCGAAGCTGGCAAACATGGTGGTGTAAAACCCATTGTTGGTTGCGAGTTTTATGTGGTTGACGACCGCCATAAACGGGCTTTTTCTAAAGACCAAAAGGATAAACGATACCACCAGTTGATGCTGGCCAAAAATAAAAAAGGTTACGAAAACCTCGTAAAACTTTGTTCTTTGGGCTATATCGAAGGTTTGTATGGTAAATACCCTCGTATTGACAAAGAATTAATTCTGAAATACCATGAAGGCCTTATCGCTACAACTTGCTGTATTGGTGCTTCTGTACCACAGGCAATCTTGCGTCATGGCGAAGAAGAAGCCGAAAAAGAATTCAAATGGTGGCTCGACCTTTTCGGTGAAGATTATTATATAGAAGTACAAAACCACGAAATTCCCGACCAACTAAAGGTAAATGAGGTTTTGTTGAAATTTGCCCAAAAGTACAATGTCAAAGTAATTGCTTCTAACGATTCGCATTACCTCGACCAAAAAGATGCCAACGCCCACGATATTTTGTTGTGTATCAACACGGGCGAAAAACAGGCCACTCCTACTTATAAGGACGTTGACGATGGCGAGAGTGTAAAAGGTAAACGTTTTGCCTTTTATAATGACCAGTTTTACTTTAAAAGTACAGCCGAAATGACTCAACTCTGGAACCATATTCCAGAGGCTATTGATAATACCAACGAGATCGTCGATAAATGCGACCACCTCAAACTCAAGCAAGATATTCTTTTGCCCAACTACCAAATCCCAGCGGGGTTTGTGTCGCAAGACGATTACCTCGAACACCTTACTTGGGAGGGTGCTCGCAATCGCTATGGACAGGCCTGGGAAGAACCTCATATCAAAGAGCGTTTGGCCTTTGAGCTACACGTAATTCGGACAATGGGTTTTGCGGGGTATTTCTTGATTGTTCAAGACTTTATCAATGCTGGTCGTGAATTAGGCGTATTTGTAGGCCCTGGACGTGGTTCGGCGGCGGGCTCGGCTGTAGCTTATTGTATTGGGATTACCAATATTGACCCTATCAAGTACAATTTGCTATTTGAGCGTTTCTTGAACCCCGACCGTAAGTCTATGCCCGATATTGATACCGATTTTGACGACGAAGGCCGCCAAAAGGTGATTGATTATGTGGTAGAAAAATACGGAAAACAGCAGGTAGCCCATATTGTAACCTATGGTACAATGGCCGCCAAAATGTCGATTAAAGACGTAGCTCGGGTACTCGATTTGCCGCTTAATGAGTCGAACGAATTGGCCAAACTTGTACCTGATAAACCCGGTATTTCGCTCGACCGTGTGATGAATGCCCCAATTATTGGAGAAAAGTCACTCAGTGAGAAAGAAAGCTTACAAACTGAAGATTTAGATAATGTCAAAAAACTAAGAGATATTCGTCGAGAAGGCTCGTTACGCTCGAAGGTACTCGAAGAAGCCCTTATTTTGGAGGGTTCTGTGCGTGGTACTGGTATTCATGCTGCGGGTATTATTATTGCACCAAAAGATTTGTCAGACATTCTGCCTGTATCTACTTCTAAAGATGTA
The DNA window shown above is from Flectobacillus major DSM 103 and carries:
- a CDS encoding DUF2461 domain-containing protein, with translation MAISQETFDYLNQLKINNNREWFHANKKQYDSVKASFEENIQNLIHSIGTFENMTGVKVKDCNYRIARDVRFSPNKDPYKTWLSASFSEGGRKSGRMDYYLHIQDGESFLGGGMYSPTPEQLALFRQEIDYNAEHLKGIIYNPTFVKTFGTPVGESVKTSPKGYDKNHPEIELLRMKQMFFWKKFTNEEVISSDFERIVTQSCLVLKPYLDYLNAIFFDHEEPVIQL